The Methanosarcinales archaeon genome segment TCAGCTCTTTTCGAACGCTCAATATGGCCCACCAGCATCATTATTTCTTGCTTAGTAATGTTTTTGAAATCATTATTCAACATTTCAGCTAATATCTTCAGTTCAGTCAAATGTTTTAGAATCCTGGCTACACTTAGGCCCTCAGCGAAACAATAATTCTCAAACTAAAAAATCAGTTGCTTATTTTCCTCGCAAATATCCGAATTCTTAATCATCTCTTCAGTTGCTTTAAGACTCTTTTCGTGGTCGTACAACATATTCTATCACTTTCCCTTCTAATGACTTAACCCCACAGGAAGCAACGTGAAAGTAATCAAAAAATTGAGCGAATTGAAATTAAAGTAAAGTGCTCCGATGGGGATTTGAACCCCAGTCACAGGAGTGAGAGTCCTGCATGATTGGCCGTGCTACACTATCGGAGCGCTGGTTCTTATAATTTGTATTTGCATTTAACCTTTTTGTTGCATAAAGAGATGCTCATGTAATAAAATTTGGCTTATTGGAATTTAATCTGATGTGGTAAGAAAAACAGGTGAAAATATATATTTACCATTTATCAATAAAATTACTTTCAAACAACAAACAGTAGGCTGTTTTTTCTTACCATGATTTCATATAAATAAAGATATGACAATAATTTGTAATGAAAAATCAATATGCTTCGACATGAATAATGAAAAAGGTATATATATGATAACGAAAAAACAATGTCAGTAACAGGAATACCACTGAAGGAGTACTTTTTATGACAACAAGAAACTTTGTATTAAGGGATAAAAAAGGCAAAGAACATGGTGTTTTCACAGGAAAACAGCCACGCCAGGCAGCTCTTAAAGCAGCTAATCGAGGAAAGGGTACCAAAAAGAAACCTGAGACAATCATTCTCAGAGAAAGAGGGACCAAGAAACTTCATGTATATGAAGGATGGAGAGAAGAAGTAGCTGCTCCCAAGAACAAACCCAGCTGGATGCCTGAAAAGATCAAAAAGCCTAATGTAAGAAAGGTCAAGATCGAAAAAGTAGATAAAGTTTAAACAGCCCTGAAAAGGGCTTCTTTTTTTCTTTTAAAAAA includes the following:
- a CDS encoding non-histone chromosomal MC1 family protein — translated: MTTRNFVLRDKKGKEHGVFTGKQPRQAALKAANRGKGTKKKPETIILRERGTKKLHVYEGWREEVAAPKNKPSWMPEKIKKPNVRKVKIEKVDKV